In Pieris brassicae chromosome 8, ilPieBrab1.1, whole genome shotgun sequence, the DNA window CTCTGCATTCAAATTTTGATAGTGCTCCATGTTTTCTACTTTCCATAATTTACCAAATAATACTTACTTGAATAGTAAAGGCTAACATTTTAACTTGTATTAGAACCAAGAAATGTATCTTAATATTCCAGAAATGTGTTCAACACAGCATTGCAGCAATGTGAGCACATTTGAAACTTGAGGGACACAGAATTtcacaaataattttcatagcTCAGATTATCAAACTTTTTTTGTCATATAGAACTatagtagtatgtatataaatattaaccgCCACATTTAATACCACCATTAGGATCTTGCcatatttctttaaagaaggcatattattgtataaagatCATAGTAGAAGCAGAAGCCAAaacattatctatatttaaaatataatcccTTACATCATCCTGTATGTCAGCATCAGCTCCTTCACTCAAGAGAAATTTTACAACCTCATGATGTCCACCAGCCGCAGCCAGATGTAATGCTGTCTCACCTTCAGGGCCCCGCATGTTAACATTAGCACCACACCTGAAAATACATAAGATCCTACAATTCAAATATGCTAAAGAGACATACCAAaccatacaaataaatttgtattttgttattgatcTATTTATAGGCAAGAATGATTATTTTACTcccaaaaacaaataattgtttcactACGAATCAAATGTAGGATTGTATGGTTCTAAGtaaaagtactttttttttagaccATTGCAGTCAAgccatatataataataaaatagcaaattaatataactgttGCTCAATATAAGTATGTCTCCCTCTAAAtctctaattttttttaatcttataataattttcaataaaaaggaACAATTTACATTCAAGGAATAGAAAAATGATGAAATAAGCAAGGCTAAGCAATGAAGTTAGTTAATTTGCATACAATAACAAATTCCACATCATATACCTTTTATCtttgtgtttaataattattataaaaacattaacacaTTTGGTGCTTTGACTGGCtacttcttaaaataaaagaacaattacagtaaaacaaaagatgaTATTCACAAATATTGTAAGATTTCAATTTAAGAGTGAAAACAATAGACAAAGAAATTACAAAGAACAAAGGGTTACTTACCAAACAAGGTCCTGGCAACTATTTAATTGTCCATAGCTAGCGGCCCAGTGCAGGGCGGTGAGGCCATGCTCGTCCGTGGTATCGACATATTGCTCCAGCTTCACGTCCTCGCGGGATATCTCGCCGCGGCCAGCCTTCGCGTGAAAGCTACAATCGGGCTGAGGCAGCTCCGGAACTCGCGCCTGCGTGTTACCTACAATGATGACCTTGAACACTTCACAACTTATTCAAATCCTTCGAAATAGATAATCGATAGTAATGTCTAATACGGTAGAATAAGACAGATATAAGTTCACCTCTCTGTAAATTGGTGAGCGCAGTACACTGCACTGATTTGTACGGCGTAAATGCACTCTTCCTGACTCCATTCAAATTGGGCGCCCACCGTTGATAACCACCGCTGCCACCTTTGCTACTATCTTCACTACCagaatcaaattcaaatttaatggtTTCCATGCTCTCTTGTTtaatatcgatatttttttcctcATTTTTAACACAAACACCTTCTTCCATTGTTGCTTATCAAAGGAACAaagttaattgaaatatacaatatacagtctttgtaaaatattttttaacaaacgaCTACACAACTCACAATTCCAAATAACAAACAATGagacatatatacataatacaacTGACAGTTGACATTCACGAACCACAGTCGATAAAAACTCCGAATCCAGAGCCCCCAGAGATAACAACCCCAAATGCCTAGAACATTGCATTTCTTTACACTAAAATTGCAGTTCTGCTTTAAACCAATTAgtcaatgataatttaatgaaaatctcTTAACACAATCAGTATGGCTATTTTAAATGGGGTATGATGTTGTAGATGCTATGGTGACGATCAATAAATGCATAgctttataaagttatacttCTGTTTAAGGCTGTAAAAGGCACAGtcaacaaaatgtattaattgttCCCTCCCATAGATGCCATAATGTGATATCGCACTCctgaattgtatatatataattctatttgtaggtagtttaataaaatgcaataagaatattttaatttttccctTGTGTggtcattaatataaattatgccaAGTTTCACTTGTCACTGTTAAAAAtgacaaacaaaattttaaatttgttagcCGTAACTGTAACAGTCGTCAGtgtatcaaaaaaataattagtattacaACAAATCAGCAATtgtttattgatatatattaagcatactaatatattttatttctaaagttAATAGACTATTTAAAATGTCTGTACAACAATTACAGATCGAATTACAAAACGAACTAGTAACAATGAATCAACTGTCACAGTTGatgtaagtataaaatttttaatttgtataaatattattactattacttcATGATGggtagtatattatttattatgatttagaACGTCAGAGTTGAGGCAGATTAAAGAATTAACAAACCCCGGGGGAGAATTGGAGAATAACGTGAAACAGGTAGTGTATTATGTTCAAttatgagaaaaaaaattgttgctgATGCTGCTGCATTGCGGCAacattaacaataatagtGCTGTATTATTGTTAATCTTGCACTCAGatctaataatattagtattattaagtttttttattgcacatgaatatacatttactgtttcttttttgtaaaatgtaatttatgtgAAAATGCTAACAAATTCCAAATTTTCAACACTCACAATAAaacttaacattttaatatgctgattttattaagaagtttttttttcagaatgtTTCTCTTATGAAGGAGTTggctacattaaaaaatattaatttatcaagcATTCCACCTTTTGATCGGTTggttcaaaataatttagacTCTAATCAAAACTTAAGTTAGTAATAAGTATATACTTATtagtttgaataataaataatttccttttactattatttttttttattttactattttcttactactactacttaatgtcctataacccctagatggggcagagggcgtccacagtgagtttTCATCGCGTTCAGTCTTAagcctcgtgtttcacctcgctccaagtctttcctcctctctttgcctcatctgcaactgttcggcgccaggtttATTTGAGACGATTTACTTTACttggtatattaaaaaaaaacaaatattttttttatttacaaatttaatttccataataaataaaataataattggatAGCTTGGCATAATCCATACAAATACGATTAACAAGGAATTTAGGTTGAAAAACATGGTTTGCCtttggttaatttttaatgtaaagacaaaaaacagaaaatttaCCTTACAAAGTTTACCTAAAGTTTAGACCGTAACCcactattgttatattttgagGAAGTAACTAAGATTCTTAACATATATCTCTCATACATATACTTAACaagttatacaattaaaaatatgaaagtatTCTGTTGACATTACCAGGGACCTAGATGCAAACTAGTTCACTCCTACTATGCATCAAAATTCGTAACGCATTGAGCAAAGCATAAGGAAGTCATCAAACGAATGCTTTTTGCGCTTACGTGTTGAAAACATAAAGATTGGAATTACATCAAGGTGATTGGACCAAATATCGAAATAACAGTTTCAGCAGCATAGCTGTAATATTTTTGCCAGAAAACTTCTCGAAAATGTAAAGATAAACCTATATTGACCGAAAACACTCAACTcttttaacttatataaaattattttacaagataCACCTACAATATACATCTTAAACATATTACATGGTAACAGCTTATGGACTAGATACAACAACCTAACCTAGCTCTAATTAATGTTGAAAGATCGCAGATTTTTCTTTGAACCTCTGTTTCCTTAAAGCCTTTTCTTCTGCCTCGCGACGTTTTTCTTCCTGTTCTTGTATTATTTCGTCGTGGAACTTGTTAGTTTTAGATAGTTCTTCGATTTTAGCTTCGAAGAAATTTTTCGCCCCGTTAACTCCTACTTGATCTACGTTTATTTCGGTCAGTCTCGCGAATGCTTCCAACCCTGAATCCGATTCGAGTTCTCCTGCTCTCGCTTTTctgtaaacaattaaaatagttt includes these proteins:
- the LOC123713019 gene encoding DNA-binding protein RFXANK-like isoform X2 — protein: MEEGVCVKNEEKNIDIKQESMETIKFEFDSGSEDSSKGGSGGYQRWAPNLNGVRKSAFTPYKSVQCTALTNLQRGNTQARVPELPQPDCSFHAKAGRGEISREDVKLEQYVDTTDEHGLTALHWAASYGQLNSCQDLVWCGANVNMRGPEGETALHLAAAGGHHEVVKFLLSEGADADIQDDSGSTALMYAAAADFPYTCNELLIHGADLTLTNDYDQDAYTLTTTNNCKLAQTVIENFLIGCLSKV
- the LOC123713019 gene encoding DNA-binding protein RFXANK-like isoform X1 — encoded protein: MEEGVCVKNEEKNIDIKQESMETIKFEFDSGSEDSSKGGSGGYQRWAPNLNGVRKSAFTPYKSVQCTALTNLQRVFKVIIVGNTQARVPELPQPDCSFHAKAGRGEISREDVKLEQYVDTTDEHGLTALHWAASYGQLNSCQDLVWCGANVNMRGPEGETALHLAAAGGHHEVVKFLLSEGADADIQDDSGSTALMYAAAADFPYTCNELLIHGADLTLTNDYDQDAYTLTTTNNCKLAQTVIENFLIGCLSKV